The following proteins come from a genomic window of Nothobranchius furzeri strain GRZ-AD chromosome 1, NfurGRZ-RIMD1, whole genome shotgun sequence:
- the LOC107374700 gene encoding non-histone chromosomal protein HMG-14A, giving the protein MPKRKSQGTEGGEKEEPQRRSARLSAKPTPPKPEPKVKKAAKKEKAVNDKKEDKKTKKAKENAEAEANEENHSENGEAKTNEVEEAPEEAKEEAKSE; this is encoded by the exons ATGCCCAAGAGAAAG TCACAGGGAACGGAAGGAGGAGAAAAGGAGGAG CCCCAGAGGAGATCAGCTCGGTTATCGGCG AAACCGACCCCTCCCAAGCCAGAACCAAAGGTGAAGAAGGCAGCAAAG AAAGAAAAGGCTGTGAACGACAAGAAGGAGGACAAGAAAACCAAGAAGGCAAAGGAGAACGCTGAGGCAGAGGCCAACGAGGAGAACCACTCTGAGAACGGAGAGGCCAAGACCAATGAG GTGGAGGAAGCCCCCGAGGAGGCCAAAGAGGAGGCCAAGTCCGAGTAG